The following is a genomic window from Amycolatopsis acidiphila.
ACCACGAAGTGCACCGCAGACGCGATGAGCAGGGCGGTGGCTTCCAGCGGTAGTCGCTCGCGGCTCTGCGCGGCGTAGGAGGCGAGCCGGGTGAACGCGATCTTCGAGCTGGACGCGTGCAACGTGGCCATGGACCCGTCGTTACCTTGGCTCATGGCGTTGAACGCGGGAATGAGTTCGGCGCCGCGGATCTCGCCGACGATCACCCGGTCCGGAGACATGCGCAGCCCCCAGCGGACGAGTTCGGCCTGATCGATGGCGCCCTCACCCTCGACGTTTGGTTCGCGGGCTTGCAGGGCGGTGACGTCGGCGTGCAGCTCGGGGTCGAGGCCGAGGCCGAGCTCGAATGCGTCCTCCACGGTGACGATGCGCTCCATGGGGTCCATTTCGGCGGCCATCGCGCGTAGCAACGTGGTTTTGCCGGCGCCGGTGCCGCCGGTGTTCAGCACGTTCTTGCGGGCCCGCACGACCGCGCGCAGGAACCGTTCCAGGCCGACGTCGAGGGTGCCGCGGCGGCGGAGCTGGGCGAGGGTGGCGGTGAGGTAGCCGTGCCGGCGGATCGTGCACGCCGTCACCCCGCCCGCGGTCAGGCCGAGCACCGCGAAGAGCCGTTCGCCGCCGGGCAGTTGGAGGTTCAGCGCGGGACTGCCGCGGTCGAACCGGCGCTCCTCGGACGAGGCGCGCGCCGCGAGCGTGCGGATCAGGTCGGTGAGTTCTTCGTTCGAGGCGGCCACGGGGGCGACCTGGGCGCGGCGGCCGTCGCTGTACTGGACGAAGACCCGGTCGTAGCGGTTGACCGCGATCGTCTCCACGGACGGGTCGGCCAGCAACGGTTGCAGTCCGCCGAGGCCGAAGACCTCGTCGAGGACTTGGTCGACGACCCGCTGCTCGGTCGCGGAATCGACCAGGGCGCGCCCGGCGAGGAGTTCGGCCTCGCTGTGCGCGGCGACCGCGGTGTCGAGGACCTCGCGGCCGATCTCCCGGCGCCGCGCCAGGGGCAACGGCCCATCGTTGGTGCGGGTGGCGGCCTCGACCCGGCCGGGCAGGTCCGTGGTCAGCGCCTGCCGAAGCCAGGCGCGCAGCCTGTGCTCGGCGTCCTCCGGGCCGCCGGGCGCGGTAGGGGGCGCTGTTGGGTAGTCGGTGCGGGTCATGCGGGTGGCTCCTTCCCTGCGGTGCTGGGCTGATGGCCGTTGCGATGCGGATCGCTGACCTGCGGTGGCGTGGGCACCAGGCGCGGCGGGTGAGGTGCCGGTCCGGGCGGGGTGATGACGCCGCCGCCCGGCTGATGGCGCACCTGCTGGGCGGGCACGCCTGGTACGGCCCCCGGCGCGTTCGCCGACGGCGGGGCGGCTGGGGCGGCGGGTCCGGCGAGGGTGCGGGCGAGGGCTGCGGCCTGGTGGGCGAGGCCGCCGTTACCGCGGCGGCGGGCCGGTGGTGGCCGGTGCCCGGTCAAGGTGGCGGCAGCGGCCGGGTCGTGCGGGATGCGGCCGATCGCCGGTACACCCAGCTCGCGCTCGACATCGGCGGTCGGGTAGCCGTCTCCGGTGAGCAGGAGGCCCGGGCGCGGGGTCCAGCGGGCCAGTTCGCCCAGGCGCGCCGCGGTGTGGGCGAGGTCGTCGCCCTGGGTGCCGGTCACCAGGACGAGGGCGTCGGCGCGGCGCGCGATTGCCTCGGCCGGGGAACCCGGATCGACGCGCCCGCAGTCTGCGAGCACCACCACGCCCGGTTCGCGGGCGACGGTGGGCAGCAGCGGCCCGTCCGGGGCGGTGGCCAGGGTGGACAGCGCGGCGCGGGCGTGCGCGCCGCCGGGCGGGGCCAGCAGCACGCGGGCGCCGCTGGGCAGGGCCTGGGTGTGCTCCCACACCACCGCGGGGTCGCGGGTGCGGCGCGCGGCGGCGGCGAGGCTGACCAGCCCCGGGCTCGCGGGCAGGCCGAAGCGCATCGCCAGATCGCCGCCGGCCGGGTCGACCTCGGCGACCAGACGGCGGGTGTTCTCCGTCTGCGGCCACTTCACGGCCAGGGCCACGGCCAGGGTGGTCACTCCCGGCGAGCCCTTCACCGAACACAACGCGATGAGCATCAGCGGCCACCGCCCGCGGGTTGCATCACCAGTGCGAGCTGACCGGCCGGGACCTGCGCCAGCTGCGACGCGCTCCCGGTGTCGAGGTCCAGCGACACCACGCTCGTCTGGTCCGTGCCCGCCGGGGACACGCCGACGACGGTGGCCCGCCAGGACGTACCCGGGCCTTGGCCTTGCGCGGTGGTGGTCGAGGTTCCCGCCGCGGTGGCGGCGGTGACGACGACGGTCACCGGGGTTCCGGCGGCGAGTTCGGGCGGGAACTGCCCGGGCTTCACGCCGACCGCGACCACGGCCCGGCCCGCCGCCGGGATCGCGGCACCGCCCACCGCGTCCGGGGTCAGCAGCGCTCCAGGCCCGAGGCTGGTCGCCATCGGCCGCCCCACCACGCTGGCCGCTTGGTCCGCCGGAATCAGTGCCACGCCCGGTGCGGCGGACACGTCGATGCTGCGCAGGTCCGCGGGCGTCAGCACGTGCCCGAGCGCGACCGGTTTCGCCAGCGCCAGCATCGGCGTCCGGTCCTGGGTGCTGGTGGTCCACCACACCGCGCCCCCGACACACAGCACGACCAGGAGCACCCCGGTCACCAGGTGCGGCAGCCGCCTGCGGCGACCGCGGCGCGGAGCTGACGTCGCGGGAGAGCCGGAACGGTCCAGCCACGACACCGGCCGGGGTTCACCGGTCGCGTTGTGGCCGCGTGCGGGAGTGTCGGTGCTGGTCACGAGAAGTCCTCCAGGCATAGCTCGCCCGCACCACGTATTCATCCGGCGAGAAATGCCGCCGCGAATACGCGGTCAGGAAAGGAAAGAAACGAAAATGACTAATTCAGTTGGGAAAAGACATTCCGGCCTATCCGGTGCCCAGGGCCTGGGCTTCGGCGACCCGGAAGGACGCCGCGGCACTGGTGGTCATGTCCGGGAAGGTCCCCGCGGCCCCGCCGCCGGACCAGGTGATCCGCCACGACACCGTCGCCGTGCCCGGGAACCGCTCGCCCGGGGCACCGGCCGAGGATTGTTGGTAGGTGTGGCCGCAATCGGGCGAAGACGCGTGCGGATCACCGTGAGCGGGGAATGGGGTGCCTGGCCCGATGCAGGTCACGGTGCTGCCATCACCCATCGCCCAGGACACCGAGGTCGGGGTCGCGGTAGCAGTAACCGATATCGCTGGCACGGACGCTGTCGCCGATTGCGGTTGCCACATCGCGCGGTCCAACCACAACCAGGTCGGCAGTCGCACCAGCTGCGTCCCGGCCGGACTCGACACGATCGCCGGACTCGGTAACCGCAGCTGCGACCGCGCCTGCTCCGCCAGCTCCTCCGGCGAGGGCAAGGGCGCCGCACCCGGTGCCTGACCGTCGGGGATCCATACCGGTGCCCGGTAGAGGGCGTCGCGCATGCCCTGGCCGGAACATTGGTAGACGTACCACCCGCCGCCCTGTTCTGGAGCTTGCGCCAGGACTATGGCTTCGGGTCGCGAACGGGATAGCGACACGAACTGCACACCGCCGGAGCGCGAGGGCCGTGGGTGGTAGCTGACCGTCTGCATTCCGTTGGCCGGTGGCTGGTAGTCGCTGCGCACATACGAGCAATCGGCCTTGTTGTCGTCGCCGCCGACGATCCGGTCGCCGGGTGGAGGGGCTGGGGTGTCCGGGCTCCCGGCTTGTGATTTCGGTTCGCCGGGGCGCGGTCCCGGTCGCGGTGCGGGCTTGCCGCCACCGCGTTGTCCCGCGCCGAGTTCGCATCCGGCGTAGGAGTTCTGGCCGCAGTTGACGTCGCCGTACCAGTCGCCGGCCAGCGCGGGTGTGAGGCTCACGAGTATCGCGGCGGAGGTCAAGATCGTCAGGGTGCCCAGTCGTCTTGCGGTCAGCATGTTCCGGTTCCTTCCACAGCGAACCGGGTCACCCGCCAGGAGCTGTCGACGGCGAGCTTCACCTCGGCGTTGATCAGGTGCTTGCCACCTGGCTCGTTGTCGGCGGGTTGTCCGTTGTCCGCGCGGTATTTCAACCAGTTCGTGGCGTCCGAGCAGTCGCGGATCATGACGGTCTTGGGTGCGTCCTGCGGCTCCACGGACTGCACGACCGGGGTGTTGACGGGCTTTCCCTTGGTGATCAGGCCGTTGTAGTGATCGGCGTACATCTGGCGCGACAGCACCGACAGCGCGTCGCCGGTGGCGTGGTCGGCCAGCCGGGGCGACTGCCAATCGGACGTGGTCGCCACGGCGGCGACGTCCTCCCACAAGCCCAAGTAGGCGGCGGTGGCCTTCTGCTTGGCGATGTCGGCGGGCGAGGCGGCCGTGGTGCTGGGGGCGGGCGGCGGCGTGGGCGTTGAGGAGGCCGGGGCCGCGCCGTTGTCTGAGCTGCAGGCGCTTAGTCCGAGTCCGGTCGCGGTGGCGAGGGCGGCCAGGGCGAGGCGGGTGCTGCGGTGGTGGGTCATCACGGTCCCCCATTTCGTCGACGATCGCTGGTCAGCGTGGGCAGGCCACACCGTGATACACCCCGGTGGTGGGCTCGTCCCAAGACCGACTTTCGTGGCGTTGATGCTCCGGGCAGCCGCTCCGGGGTGAAGTTCACCCGTTGGGTTGAGTGCGGGTGGGGCCCAGGAGCAGGCGGGCAGGATGGCGTACAGGGTGATCACGCGAGGGCCGGAGGGGTCGTGCAGCTGACAACCAGCAGCTGGTGGTGGACCGCTGGCGCCGCCTCGGTCGGGCTGGTGCTCGGCGCGGCGGCCAGCGGGCTCACCCGGCGGTTCCTGCGAGGCGAGCGGGCGCTGGCCGGGTCGTGGTGGCTCGGCGCCGTGCTCACCGCCGCTGTCCTGGGGTTGCTGGGCTGGCGCGTCGGAGCCCGCGGCGAACTCGCCGTCTACGGGTTCGTGGCCGTGCTGGCGGTCCCCTTGGCGGTGATCGATTGGCGCGAGCATCGGCTGCCCCGGGCGTTGATGTGGCCGCAGCTGGCCGGCGTCCTGGTGGGATTCGGGGTGCTGTGCCTGGCACGCCACGACCCCGCGCCGGGTGTTCGGGCGCTCGCCGCGCTGGCGGCGGCGGGCGTGCTGTTCCTGGTCCTGGCTGTGGCCACGGGCGGGGGTGTCGGCGCCGGGGACGTCAGCGCCGCTGCCGTGGTCGGGCTGGTGACCGGGTGGAGCGGATGGCCCCAGGTCGCCGGGGCGCTGCTGGCGGCCTCGGTGCTCGCCCTGGTTGCGGTCGCCGTGCCCGGCGCCCGCCAGCGTGCCGACAACGGCGCCACGGTGGTGCCGTTCGGTCCGTGCCTTCTGGCCGGTGCGCTGGTCATGGTTCTGGTCAGCGGATAGCGCTGTGCTCGCCGTGACGGACTGCGTGCGGTAGAGGAGTGGAGTCATCGCGCGTACTGCTCCGATCGGGAGAACCTGCGGTGTCGTCCGGTGGTGCGTCGTGTGGAGGGCTCGGGCGAGTCCGCGCTGTCCGCACCGGGCCTGGGTTCGGCGTCGTCGGCGGTTCCCGCGTTCTGTTCGAGGCGTGGGCAGGGAAGGGCCGTGTGGGCGTTTCCCTCCGCAGCGCTCACGTCGGCGACGGGTTCGGTGTCGGCCGATTCGCCCGAGTCGCTGGCG
Proteins encoded in this region:
- a CDS encoding CpaF family protein, giving the protein MTRTDYPTAPPTAPGGPEDAEHRLRAWLRQALTTDLPGRVEAATRTNDGPLPLARRREIGREVLDTAVAAHSEAELLAGRALVDSATEQRVVDQVLDEVFGLGGLQPLLADPSVETIAVNRYDRVFVQYSDGRRAQVAPVAASNEELTDLIRTLAARASSEERRFDRGSPALNLQLPGGERLFAVLGLTAGGVTACTIRRHGYLTATLAQLRRRGTLDVGLERFLRAVVRARKNVLNTGGTGAGKTTLLRAMAAEMDPMERIVTVEDAFELGLGLDPELHADVTALQAREPNVEGEGAIDQAELVRWGLRMSPDRVIVGEIRGAELIPAFNAMSQGNDGSMATLHASSSKIAFTRLASYAAQSRERLPLEATALLIASAVHFVVHLDRATDRTTRVIASIREVVGAEDGSVISNEVYRPGPDGRAVPVAGALRADTLDDLVAAGFDPDLLSRPEGWWTP
- a CDS encoding P-loop NTPase family protein, which translates into the protein MLIALCSVKGSPGVTTLAVALAVKWPQTENTRRLVAEVDPAGGDLAMRFGLPASPGLVSLAAAARRTRDPAVVWEHTQALPSGARVLLAPPGGAHARAALSTLATAPDGPLLPTVAREPGVVVLADCGRVDPGSPAEAIARRADALVLVTGTQGDDLAHTAARLGELARWTPRPGLLLTGDGYPTADVERELGVPAIGRIPHDPAAAATLTGHRPPPARRRGNGGLAHQAAALARTLAGPAAPAAPPSANAPGAVPGVPAQQVRHQPGGGVITPPGPAPHPPRLVPTPPQVSDPHRNGHQPSTAGKEPPA
- a CDS encoding SAF domain-containing protein codes for the protein MTSTDTPARGHNATGEPRPVSWLDRSGSPATSAPRRGRRRRLPHLVTGVLLVVLCVGGAVWWTTSTQDRTPMLALAKPVALGHVLTPADLRSIDVSAAPGVALIPADQAASVVGRPMATSLGPGALLTPDAVGGAAIPAAGRAVVAVGVKPGQFPPELAAGTPVTVVVTAATAAGTSTTTAQGQGPGTSWRATVVGVSPAGTDQTSVVSLDLDTGSASQLAQVPAGQLALVMQPAGGGR
- a CDS encoding prepilin peptidase, whose amino-acid sequence is MQLTTSSWWWTAGAASVGLVLGAAASGLTRRFLRGERALAGSWWLGAVLTAAVLGLLGWRVGARGELAVYGFVAVLAVPLAVIDWREHRLPRALMWPQLAGVLVGFGVLCLARHDPAPGVRALAALAAAGVLFLVLAVATGGGVGAGDVSAAAVVGLVTGWSGWPQVAGALLAASVLALVAVAVPGARQRADNGATVVPFGPCLLAGALVMVLVSG